The following proteins are co-located in the Malus sylvestris chromosome 13, drMalSylv7.2, whole genome shotgun sequence genome:
- the LOC126597067 gene encoding AP2-like ethylene-responsive transcription factor At1g16060, with translation MAKLSHQNQKPNANNNNNATAANNTAITKVKRTRRSVPRDSPPQRSSIYRGVTRHRWTGRYEAHLWDKNCWNESQNKKGRQVYLGAYDDEEAAAHAYDLAALKYWGQDTILNFPLSTYPKELKEMEAQSREEYIGSLRRKSSGFSRGVSKYRGVARHHHNGRWEARIGRVFGNKYLYLGTYATQEEAATAYDMAAIEYRGLNAVTNFDLSRYIKWLKPNGPNNDDNTGRPNPTAIEAKLPSVTRSPNDQGRGLGFFQNLAYSPGEIMTTAQPRPTTATSALGLLLQSSKFKEMMEMTTATDSMTSQPELGTSQCTFPDDIQNYFDCQDSSSYADGDDVIFSDLNSFMPPMFQCDFTT, from the exons ATGGCAAAGTTATCTCATCAAAACCAGAAACCCAATGCAAACAATAACAATAATGCTACTGCAGCTAATAACACTGCTATCACAAAGGTCAAACGAACAAGGAGAAGTGTCCCAAGGGATTCCCCTCCTCAACGTAGCTCAATTTATCGTGGGGTCACCAG ACACCGATGGACTGGCCGATACGAGGCTCATTTGTGGGATAAGAATTGCTGGAATGAATCACAAAACAAGAAGGGCCGCCAAG TCTACCTTG GCGCATATGATGATGAGGAAGCTGCAGCACATGCTTATGACTTAGCAGCACTTAAGTACTGGGGTCAAGATACCATTCTCAACTTTccg TTGTCGACATATCCaaaagaattgaaagaaatgGAAGCTCAATCAAGAGAGGAATATATTGGATCATTGAGAAG GAAGAGCAGTGGTTTTTCTCGGGGAGTTTCCAAATATAGAGGTGTTGCAAG ACATCATCACAACGGAAGATGGGAAGCTCGAATTGGACGAGTCTTTGGGAACAAGTACCTCTATCTCGGGACATAtg CTACCCAAGAAGAAGCCGCAACAGCATATGACATGGCGGCTATAGAGTACCGTGGGCTCAATGCTGTCACAAACTTTGACCTCAGCCGTTACATCAAATGGCTAAAACCTAATGGTCCGAACAACGACGACAATACCGGTCGGCCTAACCCTACTGCTATTGAGGCTAAATTGCCAAGTGTCACTCGAAGCCCTAATGATCAAGGTCGTGGACTTGGCTTCTTTCAGAACCTTGCATACAGTCCCGGAGAAATCATGACGACAGCTCAGCCTAGACCAACCACTGCTACATCAGCCCTAGGTCTCCTTCTTCAGTCATCGAAGTTCAAGGAGATGATGGAAATGACAACAGCCACCGATTCCATGACATCGCAGCCAGAGTTGGGCACGTCACAGTGCACATTTCCCGATGACATACAGAATTACTTTGACTGCCAAGATTCTAGCAGCTATGCTGATGGAGACGATGTTATCTTCAGCGACCTCAATTCATTCATGCCACCCATGTTCCAGTGTGATTTCACCACTTAA